The following are encoded together in the Coffea arabica cultivar ET-39 chromosome 1c, Coffea Arabica ET-39 HiFi, whole genome shotgun sequence genome:
- the LOC113741794 gene encoding uncharacterized protein: MASIDLEAARIRTSTLHFTPHSSTSSGLNKARPLLRCMIWALILLVIAISACTFAVWYVLRPRVPIIHINSFDISNSTQYKMGFTVKNRNLLTSLWFCTLNMSLFYNGHKISSSSLETFSLNKMNETTQSVEFAVASPNIWLQIEETNAIDDMGMEVTRKRLSFDVEVRDSVVISAGKLYYNKKKMEILCQDLKMEYFFKERSWKFMGEKNCLVRFSNAS; this comes from the coding sequence ATGGCATCCATTGATCTTGAAGCTGCACGAATACGAACTTCGACTCTGCATTTCACACCACATTCATCAACTTCTTCTGGGCTTAACAAGGCAAGGCCGTTACTACGTTGCATGATATGGGCACTAATTTTGCTCGTAATAGCAATTAGTGCATGCACCTTCGCTGTGTGGTACGTTCTTCGTCCAAGAGTACCAATTATCCACATTAACTCGTTCGATATATCGAATTCCACTCAATATAAGATGGGATTCACGGTCAAAAACCGCAACTTGTTAACGAGTTTGTGGTTTTGCACTTTGAATATGTCCTTGTTTTACAATGGTCATAAGATTTCAAGTTCTTCTTTGGAGACTTTTTCTCTGAACAAAATGAACGAGACAACCCAGAGTGTCGAGTTTGCTGTAGCCTCCCCAAACATTTGGTTACAGATTGAAGAAACAAATGCTATTGATGACATGGGAATGGAAGTGACAAGAAAAAGACTAAGTTTCGATGTGGAAGTGAGGGATTCTGTTGTCATCTCTGCTGGGAAGTTGTATtacaacaagaagaaaatggaaatCTTATGTCAGGATCTAAAGATGGAGTACTTCTTTAAAGAGAGGAGCTGGAAATTCATGGGTGAAAAGAACTGCTTAGTTCGTTTTAGTAATGCTTCCTGA